Proteins encoded by one window of Shewanella avicenniae:
- a CDS encoding MATE family efflux transporter, with translation MNLQLSQQNLAVTLFKATWPMVFGVLSIMSFQLVDSAFIGQLGVIPLALQGFTMPLQMVIIGVQVGFGIAATVLIAKRLGANQTGQAKQMAGLVVSLGSTVIGIVCCLLYLCRFPLLTALGATEAVHPLVSGYWAWWGLSAWLGALQYFLYSVCRANGNTMLPGIMMVVTSVLNIALDPLFIFVFGWGINGAAIATCVSFFIGILLVAYRLKHSHWLSFQRGELAIKRALSQIGHIFFPAVMSQLMPSLSAILATKLLASFGAAAVAAWGLGSRVEFFAIVVVLALTMSLPPMISHALGAGKFDRITQLVRIALLFVLGWQLLIAVIIWLGADSLAQLMSAEGEVSAILRQHLLIVPFSLGALGCCMILVSVSNALGKSYNALLISVVRLFVLFLPCIWLGAQLGGIMGIFVGAFAGNLFAGSFAYLSYRKTMAKLTLQS, from the coding sequence ATGAACCTACAATTATCGCAACAAAATCTCGCCGTTACCTTATTTAAAGCCACATGGCCTATGGTGTTTGGTGTGCTTTCCATTATGAGTTTTCAACTGGTGGATAGTGCGTTTATTGGGCAGCTTGGCGTCATCCCGTTGGCGTTACAAGGCTTCACGATGCCGCTGCAGATGGTGATCATTGGCGTACAAGTGGGATTCGGCATTGCCGCTACCGTGTTGATCGCCAAACGTTTGGGAGCAAATCAAACTGGCCAAGCGAAGCAGATGGCAGGCTTGGTGGTGAGTTTAGGCTCCACCGTTATCGGGATTGTGTGTTGCTTGCTTTATCTCTGCCGTTTTCCGCTATTGACGGCATTAGGTGCAACTGAAGCGGTTCATCCTCTTGTCAGCGGTTATTGGGCATGGTGGGGCTTGAGTGCTTGGCTTGGTGCATTACAGTATTTTCTCTATAGTGTGTGCCGCGCCAACGGCAATACCATGTTGCCCGGTATAATGATGGTGGTGACCAGCGTATTGAATATCGCGCTTGATCCACTGTTTATCTTTGTGTTTGGTTGGGGAATTAACGGCGCCGCTATTGCTACCTGTGTATCTTTCTTTATCGGCATTCTGCTGGTGGCATATCGACTGAAACATTCACACTGGCTCAGTTTTCAACGTGGCGAATTGGCGATTAAGCGTGCGCTCAGCCAAATAGGCCATATTTTCTTTCCGGCGGTGATGAGTCAATTGATGCCGTCACTTTCGGCAATTTTGGCCACTAAGTTGTTGGCCAGCTTTGGCGCTGCTGCTGTCGCTGCGTGGGGGCTGGGTTCGCGCGTAGAATTCTTTGCCATCGTCGTGGTGTTGGCCTTGACCATGTCATTGCCGCCGATGATCAGTCACGCACTTGGTGCAGGGAAGTTTGACCGGATCACTCAGCTGGTGCGTATCGCATTATTGTTTGTGCTCGGCTGGCAGTTGCTGATTGCCGTTATCATATGGCTCGGGGCCGATAGCTTAGCGCAATTGATGAGCGCAGAAGGTGAGGTCAGTGCCATCCTTCGGCAGCATCTGTTAATTGTACCGTTCAGTTTAGGTGCATTAGGCTGCTGCATGATTCTGGTGTCGGTGTCGAACGCGCTCGGCAAGTCTTACAATGCTTTGCTGATCTCGGTCGTGAGGCTATTTGTGTTGTTTTTGCCTTGCATTTGGCTAGGAGCGCAGCTGGGCGGGATCATGGGGATTTTTGTTGGTGCATTTGCGGGTAACTTATTTGCTGGTAGTTTTGCCTATCTGTCTTATCGTAAAACAATGGCCAAGTTAACTTTGCAATCGTAA